The Corallococcus exiguus DNA segment CTGAGGCATCCCCTCATATGAAGCCGAGTGCTTCCTGAAAGACGGGATGGCGGTGAAGGAGCTCGGAGAAACGCTCGATGAGCGGAAGCAGCCGCTCCTCCTTCATCATGGGGAGGGCTTGGTAATACATGCAGCCCTGTCGGAAGAGCGAGTAGGTGCGAGTCTTCACCGTGTTGGCCTTCAGCCCCTTCTCCATGCCGAGGCTTTCGCCAGCGGCTCCCAGCAGTGTCAGCAGCACTTGGGCCAGAGCGCTCACCAGCAGCAGCCTGTCGCGCCGCTCGGGACTCTTCACGCGCACCGCGGACAGCCCCATCCCGAATCTCAAATCCTTCACGTCCCGGAACGTCTCCTCGCACGAGAAGCGCCGGGAGTAGAGGTCCACCACCTGACGTGCGCTGGCCATGTCCAGGCTGGTGGCCAGACACCACGGCTCCTTCATGCCCTTCTGGTGCACCAGCACCACCGCCGGCACCGGCGTGCGGTCCGCCGTCACGCGCACGTCCGTCAGCTTCTTGGCGTGCCCACTGGTGGGCATCCACCCGGATGCAGGCTGCTGCGAGCCGCCGGCCACTTCCACCCGCACGTCCTTGCGAAAGCGCACCACGTACTCGAAGCCCGCCTGGGTCAGCAGGGCGTAAAGCCGTTGGTCCGCGAAGCCCCGGTCCGCCAGCACCGTCACCTTCACTCCTTCGGGCACACACTCCTTGAGCCGCAGCAGCAGTTCGTCCTCCGCCTGGGCCCGGTTGCCCGCCAGGGCGCTCTTCTGAAGCGTCACCCACAGCAAGGGCGTGGTGCGCCCATGCGCCGTGACGAGGCTGGCCACCAGGGTGGTGTGGTCATCGGCCTCGAAGTCCGTCCAGTCCAGCGCCACCAGCGCCTCGGTGCGCTC contains these protein-coding regions:
- a CDS encoding IS4 family transposase — encoded protein: MLVRKVAINEEQVRTFLSGLFEEDLHAKRVLSLSHATLGVVHAASLSVHAIGQALAWARGGVQKHGIKQVDRLLSNEALDVWQLAARWVPYVLAERTEALVALDWTDFEADDHTTLVASLVTAHGRTTPLLWVTLQKSALAGNRAQAEDELLLRLKECVPEGVKVTVLADRGFADQRLYALLTQAGFEYVVRFRKDVRVEVAGGSQQPASGWMPTSGHAKKLTDVRVTADRTPVPAVVLVHQKGMKEPWCLATSLDMASARQVVDLYSRRFSCEETFRDVKDLRFGMGLSAVRVKSPERRDRLLLVSALAQVLLTLLGAAGESLGMEKGLKANTVKTRTYSLFRQGCMYYQALPMMKEERLLPLIERFSELLHRHPVFQEALGFI